One Glaciihabitans arcticus DNA window includes the following coding sequences:
- a CDS encoding endonuclease/exonuclease/phosphatase family protein: protein MLRRILAAALLVVLAAGLLVAVWPQLFGLQTTAGVAQAVSLRGLAIAVAACCIVGLGLLALVSTTVRRLAASLALVFFVFVLLSGAVVATRGLGNPALETKSDNDITVLSWNTLGDAPGAEAIAKLALDSEADIIVLPETTKALGDDVAGRMAAANRMMWSYTLAYDQVSKARSTTLLVSDDLGEYRFDAGARTTSVLPSIVATPVSGTGPTIIAVHPVAPIPGELDNWRSDLQWLRDACNGPNVIMAGDFNSTIDHFAGLGNGDGTVLGDCRDAAALTDNAAVGTWPTTLPALAGAPIDHIMQTANWRVSGMRVYESYDAYGSDHRPIIAQLSPAG from the coding sequence ATGCTCCGCCGTATTCTCGCTGCCGCCCTTCTCGTTGTGCTCGCCGCAGGCCTCCTGGTCGCCGTATGGCCGCAGCTGTTCGGGCTCCAGACGACCGCCGGAGTCGCGCAGGCCGTGTCCCTGCGGGGGCTCGCGATTGCCGTCGCCGCGTGCTGCATCGTCGGGCTAGGGCTGCTGGCACTCGTCTCGACGACGGTACGGCGGCTCGCGGCATCCCTCGCCCTCGTCTTCTTCGTCTTTGTGCTTCTGAGCGGTGCCGTGGTCGCGACCCGCGGTCTCGGCAACCCCGCACTCGAGACCAAGTCCGACAACGACATCACGGTTCTCAGCTGGAACACCCTCGGGGATGCCCCCGGCGCCGAGGCGATCGCGAAGCTCGCCCTCGACTCCGAGGCCGACATCATTGTGCTGCCCGAGACGACAAAGGCCCTCGGCGACGACGTGGCGGGCCGCATGGCCGCCGCGAACCGCATGATGTGGAGCTACACGCTCGCCTACGACCAGGTCTCGAAGGCCCGGTCGACGACGCTGCTCGTGAGCGACGACCTGGGCGAGTACCGCTTCGACGCCGGCGCGCGCACGACCAGCGTGCTGCCGAGCATCGTGGCGACACCCGTCTCCGGCACCGGTCCGACCATCATCGCCGTGCACCCGGTGGCGCCGATCCCCGGCGAACTCGACAACTGGCGCAGCGACCTGCAATGGCTTCGGGATGCGTGCAACGGCCCCAACGTCATCATGGCCGGCGACTTCAACTCGACGATCGACCACTTCGCCGGGCTCGGCAACGGCGACGGCACGGTCCTCGGCGATTGCCGGGATGCCGCTGCCCTCACCGACAACGCCGCTGTCGGCACCTGGCCCACGACCCTCCCCGCTCTTGCCGGGGCACCGATCGACCACATCATGCAGACGGCGAACTGGCGCGTCAGCGGGATGCGGGTGTACGAGTCCTACGACGCGTACGGCAGCGACCACCGTCCGATCATCGCGCAGCTCTCGCCCGCCGGCTAG
- a CDS encoding TetR/AcrR family transcriptional regulator: protein MSLLLQPDAPSEDSVPELRLGTRERILSASYDLFARRGIRDVAIDEIIVASDVAKATLYRHFASKDELVLAFLQRREEIWTFGAVEAGARSRAVDPEGQLLAIFDVFDEWFRRDDFEACSFIGTLLEMGADHPAGIASRAHLGTIHSIVEGLAAEAGIPTPDEFARSFGILMKGSIVQACEGDLDAAKRAQSMARLLVAQFRS, encoded by the coding sequence ATGTCGCTCCTCCTGCAGCCCGACGCGCCATCCGAAGACTCGGTTCCCGAGCTCCGGCTCGGCACGCGCGAGCGCATCCTCTCTGCCAGCTACGACCTGTTCGCACGCCGTGGTATACGGGATGTCGCGATCGACGAGATCATCGTCGCCTCCGATGTCGCCAAGGCCACCCTGTACCGCCACTTCGCGTCGAAGGATGAGCTTGTGCTCGCGTTCCTCCAGCGTCGCGAAGAGATCTGGACGTTCGGTGCCGTCGAGGCCGGTGCCCGCTCGCGCGCCGTCGACCCCGAGGGGCAGCTGCTCGCCATCTTCGATGTCTTCGACGAGTGGTTCCGCCGCGACGACTTCGAGGCCTGCTCCTTCATCGGTACGCTGCTCGAGATGGGTGCGGATCATCCCGCGGGCATCGCGAGCCGCGCGCACCTCGGCACGATCCACTCGATCGTCGAGGGACTCGCGGCCGAGGCCGGCATCCCGACCCCCGATGAGTTCGCGCGGTCCTTCGGTATCCTGATGAAGGGCTCGATCGTGCAGGCCTGCGAGGGTGACCTCGACGCCGCGAAGCGCGCGCAGTCGATGGCCAGGCTCCTGGTGGCGCAGTTCCGTAGCTAG
- a CDS encoding general stress protein translates to MSNVNPFGRKAPVQPSLPKGDVLGTYDTYLEAQKVVDRLSKSDLEVKQLAIVGNDLKTVERVTGKLTYGRAALSGAASGAWLGLFIGLLLFLFSQAPVLTLVAAAALIGAGFGMLFGIVTYSLSRRRRDFTSTHQVLASNYQVVIDPALTAQAQELLARPEPVKE, encoded by the coding sequence GTGAGCAACGTGAACCCGTTCGGCCGCAAGGCGCCCGTTCAGCCAAGCCTTCCGAAGGGCGACGTTCTGGGCACCTACGACACCTACCTCGAGGCCCAGAAAGTTGTCGACCGGCTCTCCAAGTCCGACCTCGAGGTCAAGCAGCTCGCCATCGTCGGCAACGACCTGAAGACCGTCGAACGCGTGACCGGCAAGCTCACCTACGGCCGTGCGGCGCTGAGCGGCGCCGCGAGCGGAGCCTGGCTGGGTCTCTTCATCGGCCTGCTGTTGTTCCTGTTCTCGCAGGCGCCCGTACTCACCCTCGTAGCCGCTGCAGCGCTGATCGGTGCGGGCTTCGGGATGCTGTTCGGCATCGTCACGTATTCGCTCAGCCGACGCCGCCGGGACTTCACCTCAACCCACCAGGTGCTCGCGAGCAACTACCAGGTGGTCATTGACCCCGCGCTCACCGCCCAGGCGCAGGAACTACTCGCCCGGCCGGAGCCGGTCAAGGAGTAG
- a CDS encoding aminopeptidase P family protein, with the protein MATNPADQSAPAVLPESAPETEAPRATSNRSTTPLSDTFKDFISGGWAERSDPLPAPRAQAAFAAARRAAISALHPGLRIVIPAGSAKVRSNDTDYAYRPHSAFAHLTGWAADAVAGSVLVLEPTATGHEATLYFREAAGRDSDEFYANPEIGEFWTGARPSLAHVAADLGLATANLDAFADVLEATDATTLLLRDGDSSITDQVDGRRLLAADTEELDNDGDADLARDLSELRLVKDAWEIEQMRLAVNATKQGFDDVITDLPQIVAHERGERLVEGTFNRRARAEGNTVGYDTIAASGPHACILHWTRNDGPVVPGDLILLDAGIELDSLYTADITRTLPISGTFTEVQRRVYEAVREAADAAFAIVRPGIRFREIHAEAMRVIAARTADWGLLPVTAEESLQPEHQYHRRYMVHGTSHHLGLDVHDCAQARRDLYLDGVLEAGMVFTIEPGLYFQPDDLTVPGEYRGIGVRIEDNILVTASGAENLSVGIPRTADDVEAWLSATP; encoded by the coding sequence ATGGCCACGAACCCCGCAGATCAGTCAGCCCCCGCCGTCCTCCCGGAATCAGCCCCCGAGACCGAGGCACCCCGCGCAACCTCCAATCGGTCGACGACACCGCTGTCCGACACATTCAAGGACTTCATCTCCGGCGGCTGGGCCGAGCGGTCGGACCCGCTTCCCGCTCCACGCGCGCAGGCGGCCTTTGCCGCGGCACGTCGCGCCGCCATCTCCGCGCTGCACCCAGGTTTGCGCATCGTCATCCCGGCAGGTAGCGCGAAGGTGCGCTCGAACGACACCGACTACGCCTACCGACCGCATTCGGCCTTCGCGCACCTGACCGGCTGGGCGGCCGACGCCGTTGCCGGCAGCGTGCTCGTGCTCGAGCCGACGGCCACGGGTCACGAGGCGACGCTGTACTTCCGCGAGGCCGCTGGCCGCGACTCCGACGAGTTCTACGCCAACCCCGAGATCGGCGAGTTCTGGACCGGCGCGCGTCCCTCGCTCGCACACGTCGCCGCCGACCTCGGCCTCGCGACGGCGAACCTCGACGCGTTCGCCGACGTTCTTGAAGCGACGGATGCAACGACTCTCCTCCTGCGCGACGGCGACTCCTCGATCACCGACCAGGTCGACGGACGTCGGCTCCTGGCCGCGGACACCGAGGAGCTGGACAACGACGGCGATGCCGATCTCGCCCGCGACCTGAGCGAGCTGCGTCTCGTCAAGGACGCCTGGGAGATCGAGCAGATGCGCCTCGCCGTGAACGCCACTAAGCAGGGCTTCGACGACGTCATCACCGACCTGCCGCAGATTGTCGCGCACGAGCGCGGCGAGCGCCTCGTCGAGGGCACCTTCAATCGCCGCGCTCGCGCCGAGGGCAACACCGTCGGCTACGACACGATCGCGGCGAGCGGACCGCACGCGTGCATCCTGCACTGGACCCGCAACGACGGGCCGGTTGTGCCCGGCGACCTCATCCTGCTGGACGCGGGCATCGAGCTTGACAGCCTCTACACGGCCGACATCACCCGAACCCTGCCGATCAGCGGCACGTTCACCGAGGTTCAGCGTCGTGTGTACGAAGCGGTGCGCGAGGCGGCGGACGCGGCGTTCGCGATTGTGCGGCCGGGCATCCGGTTCAGGGAGATCCACGCCGAGGCGATGAGGGTCATCGCGGCTCGCACAGCGGACTGGGGATTGCTGCCGGTCACTGCCGAAGAGTCGCTGCAGCCCGAGCACCAGTACCACCGCCGCTACATGGTGCACGGAACGAGCCACCACCTGGGTCTCGACGTGCACGACTGCGCGCAGGCACGCCGCGACCTCTACCTCGACGGTGTGCTCGAGGCGGGCATGGTGTTCACGATCGAGCCCGGCCTGTACTTCCAGCCCGACGACCTGACCGTGCCCGGGGAGTACCGCGGCATCGGCGTGCGCATCGAGGACAACATCCTCGTCACGGCGTCGGGTGCGGAGAACCTCTCGGTCGGCATTCCGCGCACGGCAGACGACGTGGAGGCCTGGCTTTCAGCTACTCCTTGA
- a CDS encoding PHP domain-containing protein has product MPAPVIDLHTHSSVSDGTETPTQLVRAAVAAGLDTVALTDHDSTAGWHEAFTAAVGTGLTVIPGMELSTNYGPASVHMLAYLFDPANPDIISETARIRDGRLHRAERIVERIAADYDLTWDDVLAQSIDGGTLGRPHIADALVAKGHVANRSAAFESILHWRGGYYEKYYAPSPLEGVRMIVAAGGVPVLAHPATHGKYRAMDDAVIGELTDAGLFGLEVHHRDNTEDGKRWLLKLAAKFGLEITGSSDYHGLGKPNRLAENSTSPEVLEKLVAAGTGSRPHFG; this is encoded by the coding sequence ATGCCCGCGCCCGTGATCGACCTGCACACCCACAGCAGCGTGTCCGACGGCACGGAGACGCCCACCCAACTGGTGCGCGCAGCGGTGGCCGCAGGGCTCGACACCGTCGCCCTCACCGATCACGATTCGACCGCGGGCTGGCACGAGGCGTTCACCGCGGCGGTCGGAACCGGGCTCACCGTCATCCCGGGCATGGAGCTCAGCACCAACTACGGGCCGGCGAGCGTGCACATGCTCGCCTACCTGTTCGACCCGGCGAACCCCGACATCATCTCGGAGACCGCGCGCATCCGCGACGGTCGCCTGCACCGGGCCGAACGCATCGTCGAGCGCATCGCGGCCGACTACGACCTGACCTGGGATGACGTTCTCGCCCAGTCGATCGACGGAGGAACCCTCGGTCGCCCGCACATCGCCGACGCACTCGTCGCCAAGGGACACGTCGCGAACCGCTCTGCGGCATTCGAGAGCATCCTGCACTGGCGCGGCGGGTACTACGAGAAGTACTACGCGCCTTCGCCGCTCGAGGGCGTGCGCATGATCGTCGCGGCGGGGGGAGTGCCGGTGCTCGCGCACCCCGCTACCCACGGCAAGTATCGGGCGATGGATGACGCGGTCATCGGGGAACTCACCGACGCCGGGCTGTTCGGCCTCGAGGTGCATCATCGTGACAACACGGAGGACGGCAAGCGCTGGCTGCTGAAGCTCGCCGCGAAGTTCGGCCTCGAGATCACAGGATCTAGCGACTACCACGGGCTCGGCAAACCGAACCGGCTGGCCGAGAACAGCACGTCTCCCGAGGTGCTCGAGAAGCTGGTCGCGGCCGGGACGGGATCCCGGCCGCACTTCGGCTAG
- a CDS encoding Mrp/NBP35 family ATP-binding protein, producing the protein MRAALARVIDPELRRPITELDMVGAVEVRDAAARVELKLTIVGCPAADTIERDVRAAILSVPGIDVAQVDVGVMSRAERDALTEKLRGGRPKAMQFGADTLTRIIAVTSGKGGVGKSTMTANLGVALAASGLRVGILDADVFGFSIPGLLGIEGVKPTQVGEMILPPVAHDVKVISIGMFVDAHTAVSWRGPMLHRTIQQFLTDVFFGDLDILLLDLPPGTGDVAITIGQLLPHAEVLVVTTPQRAAADVAERSALVARQTGQRVIGVVENMAGLVQPDGSVLELFGSGGGTDAAARLSTPDETVDVLAAIPISVALREGGDVGMPVVLAHPDDPAALAITALAARLATGGRGLAGRKLGLSVT; encoded by the coding sequence GTGCGCGCAGCCCTTGCCCGCGTCATCGACCCGGAGCTGCGCCGCCCGATCACCGAACTCGACATGGTCGGCGCCGTCGAGGTGCGGGATGCCGCGGCGCGCGTAGAGCTCAAACTCACGATCGTCGGCTGCCCTGCCGCGGACACCATCGAGCGCGACGTGCGCGCGGCCATCCTCTCGGTGCCCGGCATCGACGTGGCCCAGGTGGATGTCGGGGTGATGTCCCGCGCGGAGCGTGATGCGCTCACGGAGAAGCTGCGGGGCGGCCGCCCCAAGGCGATGCAGTTCGGCGCGGACACCCTCACCCGCATCATCGCGGTCACGAGCGGCAAGGGCGGGGTCGGGAAGTCGACGATGACCGCGAACCTCGGTGTGGCTCTCGCGGCGTCGGGCCTGCGCGTCGGGATCCTCGACGCCGACGTGTTCGGCTTCTCGATCCCCGGCCTGCTCGGCATCGAGGGCGTGAAGCCCACCCAGGTCGGCGAGATGATCCTGCCACCGGTCGCTCACGACGTGAAGGTCATCTCGATCGGGATGTTCGTCGACGCCCACACCGCCGTCTCCTGGCGTGGGCCGATGCTGCACCGCACCATCCAGCAGTTCCTCACCGACGTGTTCTTCGGAGACCTCGACATCCTGCTGCTCGACCTGCCGCCCGGAACCGGAGACGTCGCGATCACGATCGGCCAACTTCTCCCCCACGCCGAGGTGCTGGTGGTCACGACTCCCCAGCGCGCTGCCGCCGACGTGGCCGAGCGGTCGGCCCTCGTTGCGCGCCAGACCGGCCAACGCGTGATCGGCGTCGTCGAGAACATGGCGGGGCTGGTTCAGCCCGACGGGTCGGTGCTCGAGCTCTTCGGTTCCGGCGGGGGTACGGATGCGGCCGCGCGGCTGTCGACGCCCGATGAGACGGTCGACGTGCTGGCCGCCATCCCGATCAGTGTCGCACTGCGCGAGGGCGGCGACGTCGGGATGCCCGTGGTGCTCGCGCACCCGGACGACCCCGCGGCCCTCGCGATCACGGCCCTCGCCGCCCGTCTCGCCACCGGCGGACGCGGTCTCGCGGGCCGCAAGCTCGGCCTCTCAGTGACCTGA
- a CDS encoding DUF3107 domain-containing protein, with amino-acid sequence MDIRIGIANSPREINFESSQTAQEVEQVVATALEKGDTFIRLLDNKGKLYIVPVVSFAYIEVGSESTRRVGFVA; translated from the coding sequence GTGGACATTCGCATCGGTATCGCCAACAGCCCCCGTGAGATCAACTTCGAGTCGTCGCAGACGGCCCAGGAAGTCGAGCAGGTAGTCGCTACTGCCCTCGAGAAGGGTGACACGTTCATCCGTCTTCTCGATAACAAGGGCAAGCTCTACATCGTGCCCGTCGTCTCGTTCGCCTACATCGAGGTCGGCTCCGAGAGCACCCGTCGCGTGGGGTTCGTGGCCTGA
- a CDS encoding DUF1003 domain-containing protein, translated as MARANRSSRRDDRLDSPKGLRTSFRLGGNPSQDRFGRFTEAIARGMGTPWFLFGLTVFVILWMIYNTAAPEGIRFDDAAIGFTALTLILSLQASYAAPLILLAQNRQDDRDRVQIEQDRQRAERNLNDTEYLAREVVSLRLAMRDLASKDFIRAELRALLAELDKPDEDDKRE; from the coding sequence ATGGCTCGCGCTAACCGTTCCTCCCGTCGCGACGACCGCCTCGACTCCCCCAAGGGCCTGCGCACGTCCTTCCGCCTCGGCGGAAACCCCAGCCAGGATCGCTTCGGGCGCTTCACCGAGGCGATCGCCCGCGGCATGGGCACGCCGTGGTTCCTGTTCGGCCTGACCGTCTTCGTCATCCTCTGGATGATCTACAACACCGCTGCACCCGAGGGCATCCGTTTCGACGACGCGGCGATCGGCTTTACGGCCCTCACGCTGATCCTCTCGTTGCAGGCCTCCTATGCCGCGCCTCTCATCCTGCTCGCCCAGAACCGTCAGGACGACCGCGACCGCGTGCAGATCGAGCAGGATCGCCAGCGCGCCGAACGCAACCTCAACGACACCGAGTACCTCGCCCGCGAGGTCGTCTCGCTGCGGCTCGCAATGCGCGACCTCGCCAGCAAGGACTTCATCCGCGCCGAACTGCGCGCCCTGCTCGCCGAGCTGGACAAACCCGACGAGGACGACAAGCGTGAGTGA
- a CDS encoding DEAD/DEAH box helicase, with amino-acid sequence MTFAELNIDQDMVDALATKGIIEPFPIQTQTIPMGLAGQDIIGQAKTGTGKTLGFGLPLLQSLGANPEPGVQALVVVPTRELCVQVAEDLTLAASNRATIVAAIYGGKAYEGQVEQIKSGAQVIVGTPGRLLDLASQRLLSLKNIKVMVLDEADKMLDLGFLSDIEKLFAQTPPERHTMLFSATMPGPIVALARRFMNKPIHIRATDPNEGLTQANIKHVVYRAHNLDKDEVIARILQSEGRGKTVVFTRTKRAAAKLVEELNDRGFNAAAVHGDLNQEQRERAMAAFKAGKKDILIATDVAARGIDVNDVTHVINHTIPDDHDTYLHRAGRTGRAGKTGIAVTFVDWDDMHKWGHINKALDMGIPEPTETYSSSPHLFTDLDIPEGTKGRLPGAPPARAREAAPASGGRDGGRSSGGGRDGGRSGGRDSSRSSDASRPPRQRTAPAGEVRESAEGGGTHDGAAPTRRRRTRTRRGGQGAPGGNAPAAN; translated from the coding sequence GTGACTTTCGCTGAACTCAATATCGACCAGGACATGGTTGACGCACTTGCTACCAAGGGCATCATCGAACCATTCCCCATCCAGACCCAGACCATTCCGATGGGTCTCGCCGGCCAGGACATCATCGGCCAGGCCAAGACCGGAACGGGTAAGACCCTCGGCTTCGGACTCCCCCTGCTGCAGTCGCTCGGCGCCAACCCAGAGCCCGGCGTGCAGGCGCTCGTCGTCGTCCCGACCCGCGAGCTGTGCGTGCAGGTCGCAGAAGACCTCACCCTCGCGGCATCCAACCGCGCCACCATCGTCGCCGCCATCTACGGCGGCAAGGCGTACGAAGGACAGGTCGAGCAGATCAAGTCCGGCGCACAGGTGATCGTCGGAACCCCCGGCCGCCTCCTCGACCTCGCGAGCCAGCGCCTGCTGAGTCTCAAGAACATCAAGGTCATGGTTCTCGACGAGGCCGACAAGATGCTCGACCTCGGCTTCCTCTCCGACATCGAGAAGCTGTTCGCCCAGACCCCGCCCGAGCGTCACACCATGCTGTTCTCGGCGACGATGCCCGGCCCGATCGTGGCGCTCGCGCGTCGCTTTATGAACAAGCCGATCCACATCCGCGCGACGGACCCCAACGAGGGCCTGACGCAGGCGAACATCAAGCACGTCGTCTACCGCGCCCACAACCTCGACAAGGATGAGGTCATCGCTCGCATCCTGCAGTCAGAGGGCCGCGGCAAGACCGTGGTCTTCACCCGCACCAAGCGCGCAGCCGCCAAGCTGGTCGAAGAGCTGAACGACCGCGGTTTCAACGCCGCAGCCGTGCACGGTGACCTGAACCAGGAGCAGCGTGAACGGGCGATGGCCGCGTTCAAGGCGGGCAAGAAGGACATCCTCATTGCAACGGATGTCGCGGCTCGCGGCATCGACGTCAACGACGTGACCCACGTGATCAACCACACCATCCCCGACGACCACGACACCTACCTGCACCGCGCGGGCCGCACCGGCCGCGCCGGCAAGACCGGTATCGCCGTCACCTTCGTCGACTGGGACGACATGCACAAGTGGGGCCACATCAACAAGGCACTCGACATGGGCATCCCGGAGCCGACCGAGACATACTCCTCGTCACCGCACCTCTTCACCGACCTCGACATTCCCGAGGGCACCAAGGGTCGCCTGCCCGGCGCCCCGCCCGCACGCGCCCGCGAGGCGGCACCCGCCTCGGGTGGCCGCGATGGCGGACGCAGCAGCGGTGGCGGTCGTGACGGTGGACGCTCCGGTGGCCGCGACAGCTCACGTTCCTCCGACGCCTCGCGTCCCCCGCGCCAGCGCACGGCTCCGGCCGGCGAGGTGCGCGAGAGCGCCGAGGGTGGCGGAACCCACGACGGCGCAGCTCCGACCCGTCGTCGTCGCACGCGCACGCGCCGCGGCGGCCAGGGCGCTCCCGGCGGAAACGCCCCCGCAGCCAACTAG
- a CDS encoding ferritin-like fold-containing protein, which yields MDLADLTPDALTLLGRAAYIQLIIFENLSTAVAAAPSAESKDTLGRVAAAALARQNGLRLEIERHGAEPGAAMQPFMAEIDAYQRATQGADWFEMLVSCHVTAGFLDNFFARLAAGLPAEAANRLKAVYATDAASELLAKEIRAAIEEQPQLSSRLAMWGRRLVGDTMLIARASLASSSNLVSDEARIEPVFTELIAAHTRRMDSLGLTA from the coding sequence GTGGACCTCGCGGATCTCACCCCCGACGCCCTGACCCTGCTGGGTCGGGCGGCCTACATCCAGCTCATAATCTTCGAGAACCTGAGCACCGCCGTTGCTGCCGCGCCCTCCGCCGAGTCGAAGGACACTCTCGGCCGGGTCGCCGCAGCCGCGCTCGCCCGCCAGAATGGCCTGCGACTCGAGATCGAGCGCCACGGCGCCGAGCCGGGAGCGGCGATGCAGCCGTTTATGGCCGAGATCGACGCCTACCAGCGCGCCACCCAGGGTGCGGACTGGTTCGAGATGCTCGTCTCGTGCCACGTCACTGCCGGATTCCTCGACAACTTCTTCGCGCGTCTCGCTGCCGGCCTCCCGGCCGAGGCCGCCAACCGCTTGAAGGCCGTCTATGCGACCGATGCGGCGAGCGAGCTGCTCGCCAAGGAGATCCGTGCGGCGATCGAGGAACAGCCCCAGCTGTCGTCGAGGCTTGCGATGTGGGGCAGGCGCCTGGTCGGCGACACAATGCTGATCGCGCGGGCGAGCCTGGCGTCATCCAGCAATCTGGTCTCAGACGAGGCGCGCATCGAGCCGGTGTTCACCGAGCTCATCGCCGCGCACACGCGCCGCATGGACTCGCTCGGGCTGACCGCCTGA
- a CDS encoding magnesium transporter MgtE N-terminal domain-containing protein — protein sequence MSTTRVFAARLAGCSVFDPNGDKVGKVRDVLVVFRSTDAPRVIGFIVEVPGKRNVFLSIGRITSIGSGQIITTGLINLRRFEQRGGEVRVIAELLGRKVTLKDGSGIATIEDVAIEEMGLAEWEVSQLFCRRPKTTASPFAKGATAFVRWADIREEEAVKGEAQSATQLVASYADLLPADLANAMLDLPGQRMLEVAEELSDDRLADVLEEMPESEQVDILNQLDDDRAADVLDQMQPDDAADLIAALTDERGEVLLDLMEPEEAEDVRFLLSYAPDTAGGLMTTEPIIVSAEATVAEGLALIRRHELAPALGAAICVTLPPYEPPTGRFLGMVHFQRMLRYPPNERLGTLLDQTLEPVQANTSAAEVSRILASYNLVSVPVVDEHNRLVGVVTIDDVLDYLLPDDWRSTDSDSDSDEKRPVSTSTATIPVKRRTPHGSR from the coding sequence GTGAGCACGACACGCGTCTTTGCCGCCCGCCTCGCCGGGTGCTCCGTTTTCGACCCCAACGGCGACAAGGTCGGCAAGGTGCGCGACGTTCTCGTCGTGTTCCGCTCGACCGATGCCCCTCGCGTCATCGGCTTCATCGTCGAGGTTCCGGGCAAGCGCAACGTGTTCCTGTCGATCGGCCGCATCACGAGCATCGGCTCGGGCCAGATCATCACGACCGGCCTCATCAACCTGCGCCGCTTCGAGCAGCGCGGTGGCGAGGTCCGCGTGATCGCCGAACTGCTGGGCCGCAAGGTCACGCTCAAGGACGGCTCCGGCATCGCGACGATCGAAGATGTCGCGATCGAAGAGATGGGCCTCGCCGAGTGGGAGGTCTCGCAGCTGTTCTGCCGACGCCCGAAGACGACCGCGTCTCCGTTCGCGAAGGGGGCGACGGCGTTTGTGCGCTGGGCGGACATCCGCGAAGAGGAAGCGGTCAAGGGCGAGGCACAGTCGGCCACCCAGCTCGTCGCGAGCTACGCGGACCTGCTGCCGGCCGACCTCGCGAATGCCATGCTCGATCTGCCCGGCCAACGCATGCTCGAGGTTGCCGAGGAGCTCAGCGACGACCGCCTCGCCGACGTTCTCGAGGAGATGCCCGAGAGCGAACAGGTCGACATCCTCAATCAGCTGGATGACGATCGTGCCGCCGACGTTCTCGACCAGATGCAGCCGGATGACGCTGCCGACCTCATCGCCGCACTCACCGACGAACGCGGTGAGGTGCTACTCGACCTCATGGAGCCCGAAGAGGCCGAGGACGTGCGCTTCCTGCTCTCGTACGCGCCCGACACCGCGGGTGGCCTGATGACGACCGAGCCGATTATCGTCTCGGCTGAGGCGACGGTGGCCGAGGGCCTCGCTCTGATCCGCCGCCACGAGCTCGCCCCCGCCCTCGGTGCCGCGATCTGCGTCACCCTGCCGCCCTACGAGCCGCCGACCGGCCGCTTCCTCGGCATGGTTCACTTCCAGCGCATGCTGCGCTACCCGCCGAACGAGCGTCTCGGCACCCTGCTCGATCAGACCCTCGAACCCGTGCAGGCAAACACCAGCGCGGCCGAGGTCTCCCGCATCCTCGCGAGCTACAACCTCGTGTCCGTTCCCGTGGTGGACGAGCACAACCGACTGGTCGGGGTGGTGACCATTGACGATGTCCTCGACTATCTGCTCCCTGACGACTGGCGAAGTACCGACTCGGATTCTGATTCCGACGAGAAACGCCCCGTGAGCACTTCGACCGCCACCATTCCCGTGAAGAGGAGGACACCGCATGGCTCGCGCTAA